A genomic window from Paenibacillus sp. FSL K6-0276 includes:
- a CDS encoding acyltransferase family protein — translation MERKLNSEMFVLRSIACLSIALLHALYRVYDDGNTPWVESVGLLLTFGTPVFVFISQFVLSFAYPDGIPARFWEKRIKYILLPYFFFGALYAGLKGLDMSSSEGIPLLQAFWYYLWRHLLLGDFHGYFILIIFQFYGLFILFQKHAKKFTPRTMLIASFVINVVYLGFFNVTKPVDTVAAHYIWDKLYWVFSPGWIFYFTVAYYLGRNESWFREKLKQFHLAVYILPVVTGALVLFVNGQGWITAHSSKRIDMLLFAMSMILLLFTVASSLKKVPRVLEWSSRYSFGIYLLHPLLLALFVKLPSSFGLQNLGLFSVLQQFVGCVVGSAIIMNLANRIPGGAYVFGRIGIGINQRKPPKPLDKSISSSIGNIN, via the coding sequence ATGGAACGAAAATTGAATTCGGAAATGTTTGTTCTGCGTAGCATAGCCTGCTTAAGTATAGCGTTGCTGCATGCTTTATATCGAGTCTATGACGACGGAAATACGCCTTGGGTAGAGTCGGTTGGTCTACTGCTGACATTTGGCACGCCGGTATTCGTATTTATCTCCCAATTCGTATTGTCGTTTGCTTACCCAGATGGAATTCCTGCGAGATTTTGGGAGAAGCGGATTAAGTACATTTTACTTCCCTACTTTTTTTTCGGGGCTTTGTACGCAGGATTAAAAGGACTGGACATGTCGAGCAGCGAAGGTATTCCACTTCTTCAGGCTTTTTGGTATTACCTCTGGCGTCATTTGTTACTCGGAGATTTTCACGGCTACTTTATCCTCATTATCTTTCAGTTTTATGGCTTGTTCATCTTGTTTCAAAAGCATGCAAAAAAATTCACTCCCCGCACTATGCTGATTGCATCGTTCGTAATAAACGTAGTGTACTTGGGTTTCTTCAACGTCACCAAGCCCGTGGATACGGTAGCCGCTCATTATATCTGGGATAAATTGTATTGGGTTTTCTCTCCGGGGTGGATTTTCTACTTTACTGTGGCTTATTACTTGGGGCGAAATGAGAGTTGGTTCCGGGAAAAATTAAAACAGTTCCATTTAGCCGTCTACATTCTTCCGGTTGTAACTGGGGCGCTTGTGCTGTTCGTGAATGGGCAAGGCTGGATTACAGCGCATAGCTCCAAGAGAATTGATATGTTACTATTCGCTATGAGTATGATTCTATTACTCTTCACAGTTGCTTCTTCATTGAAAAAAGTGCCGCGTGTGCTGGAGTGGAGCAGTAGATACTCCTTCGGCATATACTTGCTTCATCCGTTGCTGTTGGCTCTATTCGTCAAACTTCCTTCTTCGTTCGGATTGCAAAACCTTGGACTATTCAGTGTTCTACAACAATTTGTGGGATGTGTAGTGGGTTCGGCGATCATAATGAACTTAGCGAATCGTATTCCAGGCGGAGCCTATGTATTCGGTCGAATTGGGATTGGGATCAATCAGAGAAAACCCCCGAAACCGCTGGATAAGTCCATAAGCTCGAGTATTGGGAACATAAACTAG